Proteins encoded together in one Sceloporus undulatus isolate JIND9_A2432 ecotype Alabama chromosome 4, SceUnd_v1.1, whole genome shotgun sequence window:
- the CD83 gene encoding LOW QUALITY PROTEIN: CD83 antigen (The sequence of the model RefSeq protein was modified relative to this genomic sequence to represent the inferred CDS: deleted 1 base in 1 codon), giving the protein MDYGLSPLSPGSETGPAVAKLGKLEGLSPPTMAFKMFFVGESQQFHDLNVNEYSRHHFHFCSHLLLKTATINHIYNMLMASTHCYHFAFLVWHVIHGVAGTTLQVVAACNKDVSLPCKIFEDLQVTNGAVSWYKIGENSKALKDLQSDKQHNDSRELNESLEASNDTWHSLKLRNTTSYSSGTYKCLLRTPIRKHNRSSTVTLKVIDCPKESQDAKHKKYKTELMLLCSLGFFYLLLIFFACTCLKEKESTNYYKSRMKHTDNGLYHMSTWQRENVSKVLPS; this is encoded by the exons ATGGATTATGGATTGAGTCCCCTGTCACCTGGAAGTGAAACTGGTCCAGCAGTTGCCAAACTGG GAAAACTTGAGGGACTTTCCCCTCCAACAATggccttt aaaatgttctttgtgGGGGAATCCCAACAGTTTCATGACTTAAATGTTAATGAGTATAGCCGTCATCACTTTCACTTCTGTTCACATCTTCTACTGAAAACAGCCACTATCAACCACATCTACAACATGCTCATGGCTTCAACACATTGCTATCACTTTGCCTTCCTAg TTTGGCATGTGATTCATGGAGTTGCTGGTACTACACTACAAGTAGTGGCAGCATGTAATAAAGATGTGTCACTCCCTTGTAAGATTTTTGAGGATCTACAAGTCACAAATGGGGCAGTCTCCTGGTATAAG ATTGGTGAAAACAGCAAAGCACTGAAGGATCTGCAATCTGATAAGCAGCATAATGATTCAAGAGAACTTAATGAATCCTTGGAGGCCTCTAATGACAcctggcattctctgaagctaAGAAACACTACAAGTTATAGCAGTGGGACCTATAAGTGCCTTTTAAGGACACCAATTAGAAAACACAACCGAAGCAGTACAGTTACATTAAAAGTAATAG ACTGTCCCAAAGAATCGCAAGATgcaaaacataaaaaatacaaaacagaactTATGTTGCTGTGCTCTCTTGGGTTTTTTTACTTGCTTCTCATCTTCTTTGCTTGT ACATGCTTAAAGGAAAAAGAGTCTACAAATTATTATAAATCCAGAATGAAACACACAGACAACGGACTTTACCACATGAGTACCTGGCAAAGGGAGAACGTATCGAAGGTTCTGCCCAGCTGA